The genomic region CCCCTCGCGGAAGATCCTCCAGCAGCACTGCGATGCCGCGGCGGCGATCGGGGCGGCCGCGGTCATCGTCCACGGTGGCACGGTCACCGGCGACGAGGACGTCAGCGCCGGGTACGACCGGTGGCGCAAGGCGCTCGACCGCTTGGACTCCGAGGTGCCGGTCCTGATCGAGAACACCGCCGGCGGCGACAACTCCGTCGCGCGGGAGCTCGAGTCGATCCGGCAGCTGTGGGAGGTCGTCGGTGACCTCGGTCCCGGGTTCTGCCTGGACACCTGCCACGCCTGGTCCGCCGGCCAGGACGTCGTGGAGGCGGTCGAGGCGGTCATCGACATCACGGGCCGGGTCGACCTGGTCCACTGCAACGACTCCCGCGACGAGCGCGGGTCCAGCCGTGATCGCCACGAGTCCCTCACCAGGGGCCAGATCCCGGTCGACCGCATCCTCGAGGCCGTCCGGACGGCCGCCGCGCCGGTGATCTGCGAGACCCCCGACGTCGCCCACGACATCGCCTGGCTCCGCGAACACCTCTGACCCGTCTCGCCCGCCACGATGTGCAGTTGAGCCACGGGAACGGCCGAACTGCACATCCGGACGGCCTGACACACCACCCAGGCGTGGACAGGGACCCGGGCGGGTGATCAGCCCAGGTCGAAGGCGGCCTCCAGCTCGACGACCACGGCCACGGGTTCGGGCACGATCCGCACCACGAGGGGCTCCTCGTCGCCGCCGTCGGCCATGGCGGACCGGCTCATCATGGCCTCGGCCTGGAACGTCGCCCCGCGCCGCTGGGGTCCGTCGTCGCCGCGGAGACCGGGCTCGGACAGCCACACCACCCGTCCGACCGCGAGCCCCAACCCCTCGGCGTAGGCGCCGGCACGCCGTCGCGCGTCGACCGCGGCTGCGGCGCGGATCCGGTCCCACCCCTCCGCATCGGCGGCGACGGACCACCGCGGCCCGGCGACCTGCACGTCGACCATCGCGGCGAGGTCGCCGGCGAGCGCGGTCAGCGCCTCACCGTCCGGCGCGCAGGCCAGGTCGGTGGTGCGCGTGGCCACGTACCCGCGCAGCTGGCGGCCCTGCCGGGGGGTGTGGTCCCACTCCGGCCCGGTCCGCACCGAGGACGTCAGCGCCCGGCGGACGACCCCACCGCGACGGGCGTCCACCGCCTCGTCCACCTCGGCCGCCCGGCGGGCGCACAGCGCGACCGCCTCCGACTGGCTGCCCGCCGCCCGCGCCTGGACCGTGATGGTCAGCGACGCCTCGGTCGGGTCCAGCCGGGCCTCGGCCCGACCCCGCACGATGATCTCGGCCATGCCCGCAGCCTATGCCGGGTGAGGAGGAGCGGGGACGATCGGGCAGGGCTGGCCTGACGGCCGGCGCGCGGTCCCGGTGTTACCTTCGGCCTCCGAGGCCCTCCGGCACGCACCCCTCCTCACGCGCCCTTCCCCCGACCGGGCCCCACACCCCATGATCCGATTCGCGCACGTCTCCAAGACGTACAAGAAGACCATCCACGCCCTCGAGGACGTCTCCGTCGAGATCGGCAAGGGCGAGTTCGTGTTCCTCGTCGGCGCCTCCGGGTCGGGGAAGAGCACGTTCATCAAGCTGCTGCTGAAGGACGTCGAGCCCGACGACGGCGAGATCGTCGTGGCCGGCAAGAAGCTCAACGGGATGCGGCCCTGGCGGGTGCCGGCGTTCCGCCGCGAGCTCGGGTGCGTCTTCCAGGACTTCAAGCTGCTCGAGTCGAAGACGGTCTACGAGAACGTCGCCTTCGCCCAGGAGGTCATCGGGCACACGCCGGCCCAGATCCGCGTCGACGTGCCGGACGCGCTCGAGGTCGTCGGCCTCAGCCACAAGCACGACGCGATGCCGAACGAGCTGTCCGGCGGTGAGCAGCAGCGCGTCTCCATCGCCCGCGCCATCGTCAACCGGCCGCGGATCATGCTGTGCGACGAGCCCACGGGGAACCTCGACCCCGAGACCTCGGTCGGGATCATGAAGCTGATCGACCAGATCAACCGGGCGGGGACGACGATCCTGATGGCGACCCACGACAGCCACATCGTCGACTCGATGCGCAAGCGCGTCGTCGAGCTGCAGAACGGCCACATGGTCCGCGACCAGGTGCGCGGCACCTACGGGTACGCGGGGTAGCGCCGATGCCTGCACGCTGGCGCTACCTGTTCGGCGAGGTCGGGATCGGCCTGCGCCGCAACCTGCTCATGACCATCGCGACGATCCTGACCGTCACGGTGACGGTGACCATGGTGGGCGCCAGCCTGCTGGTCCAGCGGCAGGTCGCGAAGGCCCAGGACGTCCTCTACGAGGACGTCGAGGTCTCCATCTTCCTGGCCGACGCGATCACCCCGGACCAGCAGCAGGCGCTCGAGGCCGACCTGCGGGCCCAGCCGGTGGTCGCCGACGTGGTCTACGAGTCGAAGGAGGAGGCGTTCGCGAACGCCCAGGAGCTGTTCGCCGACGACCCCCTGATCCTCCAGGACCTCTCGCCCGACGTGCTGCCGGCGTCGTTCCGCGTCCAGCTGACCGACCCCGAGGAGTTCGGCGTCATCTCCTCGCTGTTCAGCGGACGGCCGGGCATCGACGAGATCCGCGACCAGCGCGAGATCCTCGACGACTTCTTCACGATCATGGGCAAGATCCGCGAGTTCGTGCTGTACGTCGCGGTGCTGATCGCCCTGGCCGCCATCTCGCTGGTCGCCACCACGATCCGACTGACGGCGTTCGCCCGGCGTGAGCAGACCGCGATCATGAAGCTCGTCGGCGCCACGAACTGGTACATCCGGCTGCCGTTCGTGATGGAGGGCGTCGCCACCGCCAGCGTGGGCGCGGTCGCCGCGTTCCTCCTGCTGCTGGCCGGCATGCGCTTCTACGTCGGGGACCTCCGCGAGGCGATCGGCTTCTTGCCGTTCATCGGCACCGCCGACGTCGTCGCGATCTTCCCGCTCCTCCTGATCGGCTCGATCCTCGTCGGCGCCGTCGTCAGCGTGCTTGCCCTCCGCCGCTTCCTGGCCGTCTGACGCCCCTCCCGGGGCTGGCGGTCTAGAACCCTCGACCTCCGATCGAGGTGTACGGAGGTTCACCACTTCCGGGCGCAGGAGTTGTTACCGTTGCGCGACCGTGATGACGGTGCTTCCCCCCCGACGTCGCACGCCCATGCCCGCATGGCAGCGACTCCTGACCGCGTTCGCGCTGGCGGCTGTGCTGCTGCCCGCGTCCCTCCCCCTGCCCGCGGACGCCCAATCGCAGTCCGACCTCGACGAGGTCGAGTCCCAGATCGACGAGGCCGAGGCCGAACGGGAGCGCCTCGACGGCGAGCGGCAGGCCCAGCTCGACCAGCTCGACGCGATCCTCGCCGAGCAGCAGGCGCTGCAGGCCGAGCTCGACGCGTTGAGCGCCGAGCTCGCCACCGCCCAGGGGGAGCTCGACGACCGGGAGCGGATCCTCGCCGCGACGACCGCCGAGCTCGAGGCCACGGAGCAGCGGCTCGCCGACACCCGCGACCAGCTGGACCGCCAGGAGCAGACCTACGAGTCCCGGGTCCGCCAGTCCTACATCTCCGCCCGGGCGGACCAGACCCTGCCGGTCTTCAACGCCCGGAACGCGGCGGAGTTCGCGCAGGCGAGCACCTACCTGCAGGCGATCGTGTCCCGCGACCGGGCGGGTTACGAGGAGATCGACGTCCTCCGCCGCCGCATCGAGGCGGACGAGGCCGAGCTCGAGCGGCTCCGCGGCCAGCAGGACGCCGACCGCGAGGCCGCGCAGGCCGAGCGCGACCGGGTCGCCGAGCTCGTCGACGCCCAGGCCGCCGTGGTCGCCCAGGTCGAGGCCCAGGCGGAGGAGAAGCGCACCGTCCTGGCGGGGATCGAGGCGGACCGGGACGCCGCGGACGCCCTCGTCGCCGACCTCGAGGCCGAGTCCGCCCGCATCGAGCAGGAGCTCGCCGCCGCCGCAGCCGCCGCGGCGGAGGCCGCCGCCCAGCAGGAGGCGCTCGCCCAGGCCGGCTCCGCCGGCGGCGGATCGACCTCCTCGAGCCCGGGCGGGTCAGCGGGCGTCGCCACCGGCGGGCGGTTCATCATGCCGGTCGGCGGGCGGATCTCCTCGGAGTTCGGCTACCGGGTCCACCCGATCTCCGGTGCCCGCCGCCTGCACGCCGGCATGGACATCGCCGCCGGTTCCGGCACGCCCATCGGGGCCGCCGGCGCCGGCACCGTGATCTTCGCCGGCTGGCGGGGTGGCTACGGCAACTGCATCATCATCGACCACGGCGGGGGCATCGCGACCCTCTACGGCCACCAGTCGAGCCTCGCAGCCAGCGTGGGCCAGAGCGTCTCGGCGGGCCAGGTCATCGGCTACGTCGGCTCCACCGGCTACTCCACCGGCCCCCACCTGCACTGGGAGGTCCGGGTCAACGGGTCGCCCACGAACCCGCGCGGCTACATCTAGCGGTAAAGACATCGGAAGGTCCCCGGCGTGCGCGTCGCGCGCTGGCAGGCTTGTGGGCGAGACGATGGACGAGCCGACCACCCCGCCGCCGAGCGCCGCCGCCGCACGCCCCTCCCCTCTCCGCTCCGGGGAGTTCACCTCGGCGCTCGCGGCCGGGATCGTGATGCTCCTCATCGGGGGGACCGGGATCATGGGCTTCCGGGTCGGCGCCCAGGCAGCAGAACCCGACCTGCCGGACGAGTTCACCAACGTCGAGCTGCTGTACGAGGCCATCACCGAGGACGCGGTCGACCACCCCGATCCCGACGCGCTCGTGTCCGGCGCCATCGACGGCCTGCTCGGCACCCTCGACGACCCCTACGCCGTCTACTACGACCCGGAGCGCTACGAGCAGCTGAACGCCGACCTCGACGGCGAGTTCGTCGGCGTCGGCGTCACCATCGAGGAGCAGACCGACGGGGTCTACATCACCGGCGTGATCCCCGGATCGCCTGCCGAGGAGGCCGGGGTGATGGCCGGCGAGCGGATCACCTCCGTCGACGGCACCGACACGACGACCGAGGAGACCACCTCCGGTGACGTCGTCGAGCTCATCGCGGGGGAGGAGGGGCAGACGCGCACGATCGGCCTCGACTCCGGCGACGCCGGGCCCCGCGAGCTCACGCTGACCCTGCGCGAGATCGACCTGCCGACGGTCGCCGGGCGGATCCTCGACTCCGGCTACGGCTACGTCGGGCTGGCCCAGTTCACCCGGCACGCGGCCGAGCAGCTGACCGACGAGCTGCGGACGTTCGCCGACCAGGGCGTGCCCGGCGTGGTCCTCGACCTGCGGGGCAACCCGGGTGGTCTGCTCGACGAGG from Euzebya sp. harbors:
- a CDS encoding SIMPL domain-containing protein (The SIMPL domain is named for its presence in mouse protein SIMPL (signalling molecule that associates with mouse pelle-like kinase). Bacterial member BP26, from Brucella, was shown to assemble into a channel-like structure, while YggE from E. coli has been associated with resistance to oxidative stress.), whose product is MAEIIVRGRAEARLDPTEASLTITVQARAAGSQSEAVALCARRAAEVDEAVDARRGGVVRRALTSSVRTGPEWDHTPRQGRQLRGYVATRTTDLACAPDGEALTALAGDLAAMVDVQVAGPRWSVAADAEGWDRIRAAAAVDARRRAGAYAEGLGLAVGRVVWLSEPGLRGDDGPQRRGATFQAEAMMSRSAMADGGDEEPLVVRIVPEPVAVVVELEAAFDLG
- the ftsX gene encoding permease-like cell division protein FtsX, translating into MPARWRYLFGEVGIGLRRNLLMTIATILTVTVTVTMVGASLLVQRQVAKAQDVLYEDVEVSIFLADAITPDQQQALEADLRAQPVVADVVYESKEEAFANAQELFADDPLILQDLSPDVLPASFRVQLTDPEEFGVISSLFSGRPGIDEIRDQREILDDFFTIMGKIREFVLYVAVLIALAAISLVATTIRLTAFARREQTAIMKLVGATNWYIRLPFVMEGVATASVGAVAAFLLLLAGMRFYVGDLREAIGFLPFIGTADVVAIFPLLLIGSILVGAVVSVLALRRFLAV
- a CDS encoding murein hydrolase activator EnvC, producing the protein MPAWQRLLTAFALAAVLLPASLPLPADAQSQSDLDEVESQIDEAEAERERLDGERQAQLDQLDAILAEQQALQAELDALSAELATAQGELDDRERILAATTAELEATEQRLADTRDQLDRQEQTYESRVRQSYISARADQTLPVFNARNAAEFAQASTYLQAIVSRDRAGYEEIDVLRRRIEADEAELERLRGQQDADREAAQAERDRVAELVDAQAAVVAQVEAQAEEKRTVLAGIEADRDAADALVADLEAESARIEQELAAAAAAAAEAAAQQEALAQAGSAGGGSTSSSPGGSAGVATGGRFIMPVGGRISSEFGYRVHPISGARRLHAGMDIAAGSGTPIGAAGAGTVIFAGWRGGYGNCIIIDHGGGIATLYGHQSSLAASVGQSVSAGQVIGYVGSTGYSTGPHLHWEVRVNGSPTNPRGYI
- the ftsE gene encoding cell division ATP-binding protein FtsE, encoding MIRFAHVSKTYKKTIHALEDVSVEIGKGEFVFLVGASGSGKSTFIKLLLKDVEPDDGEIVVAGKKLNGMRPWRVPAFRRELGCVFQDFKLLESKTVYENVAFAQEVIGHTPAQIRVDVPDALEVVGLSHKHDAMPNELSGGEQQRVSIARAIVNRPRIMLCDEPTGNLDPETSVGIMKLIDQINRAGTTILMATHDSHIVDSMRKRVVELQNGHMVRDQVRGTYGYAG
- a CDS encoding S41 family peptidase codes for the protein MDEPTTPPPSAAAARPSPLRSGEFTSALAAGIVMLLIGGTGIMGFRVGAQAAEPDLPDEFTNVELLYEAITEDAVDHPDPDALVSGAIDGLLGTLDDPYAVYYDPERYEQLNADLDGEFVGVGVTIEEQTDGVYITGVIPGSPAEEAGVMAGERITSVDGTDTTTEETTSGDVVELIAGEEGQTRTIGLDSGDAGPRELTLTLREIDLPTVAGRILDSGYGYVGLAQFTRHAAEQLTDELRTFADQGVPGVVLDLRGNPGGLLDEAVDVVSLFVEEGTVVTVESNLGTTEHRVSGTTVAPDLPLVVLVDGNSASASEIVAGALQDLDRAEVVGQTTFGKGTVQTIQDLSEGAGVKFTTAEYFTPSGDSIQDVGVEPDVTASGDAAAMLASAEDVLADLIAAGTATDEPAAGGS
- a CDS encoding deoxyribonuclease IV gives rise to the protein MSTAAPAIGAHIGPDRPLETAARIDADCVQIFLGDPQGWKAPPARDDADELRTAELPIYVHAPYLVNVASAESRIRIPSRKILQQHCDAAAAIGAAAVIVHGGTVTGDEDVSAGYDRWRKALDRLDSEVPVLIENTAGGDNSVARELESIRQLWEVVGDLGPGFCLDTCHAWSAGQDVVEAVEAVIDITGRVDLVHCNDSRDERGSSRDRHESLTRGQIPVDRILEAVRTAAAPVICETPDVAHDIAWLREHL